From a region of the Pseudanabaena sp. ABRG5-3 genome:
- a CDS encoding adenylate/guanylate cyclase domain-containing protein — MPSVSLNKILLKGEVLSLLRGLITTTSPITIQDHKGKVLVSDLGIDKANEKDHELSSSVSDDGNADQTLKVPVLLEEEVLGWVIGTEQVEQVANFLNYVVKREFERKTLAADALDKYREISLLYTISSKMSDCLDVQAIGTLVIEEASRLIKSTSASVMLHNPHNNALEIVSAKGTAEGIKYSPMDANDGIAGYVFATGKPELVNDATQDPRYVINETESYAIICVPILTKDRTIGVVNISNSEPINYTSQDLKLFTALVTQASGAIENALLHENKLREERIKNNLERYLSPQVAQAVINQADQVSLTTSKRRIAMLFSDIRNFTTKCEELEPEDLVAYLNEYFTQMVDVIFNHQGTVNKFVGDMIVAMFGAPSAIADREYWAIAAAINMQKRMREIPITWIRENFITGIGISSGDVIVGNIGSPQHMDYTAIGDEMNIASRLQGLAQGGQILVTRSVYEATQANFQFREFGTLPVKGKKNLVEIFEVIY, encoded by the coding sequence ATGCCATCCGTTAGTCTCAACAAGATACTTCTAAAAGGAGAAGTATTGTCCTTATTGAGAGGATTAATTACAACAACTTCTCCCATAACGATTCAAGATCACAAAGGGAAAGTTTTAGTTTCAGACCTTGGCATAGATAAAGCTAATGAAAAAGACCATGAACTCTCTAGTTCTGTCAGTGATGACGGTAACGCAGACCAAACCCTAAAAGTTCCTGTTTTACTAGAGGAAGAAGTATTGGGATGGGTAATTGGAACTGAACAGGTTGAACAGGTTGCGAACTTTTTAAACTATGTAGTCAAGCGCGAATTTGAACGTAAAACCCTTGCTGCCGATGCTTTAGATAAATATCGTGAGATTAGTTTGCTCTATACGATCTCCAGTAAGATGTCTGACTGTCTAGATGTACAAGCGATCGGGACTCTGGTAATTGAAGAAGCTAGTCGGCTGATTAAAAGTACTAGCGCATCGGTGATGCTGCATAATCCACACAATAATGCCCTTGAAATAGTCTCCGCCAAAGGGACAGCCGAGGGGATTAAATATAGTCCAATGGATGCGAATGACGGAATTGCAGGATATGTCTTTGCTACTGGCAAACCAGAATTAGTCAATGATGCTACTCAAGATCCTCGCTATGTCATCAATGAGACTGAATCCTACGCGATCATTTGCGTACCAATTCTGACGAAGGATCGCACTATAGGAGTTGTGAACATTAGTAATTCTGAGCCTATTAACTATACATCTCAAGATCTTAAGTTATTTACGGCGTTAGTCACTCAAGCCTCTGGAGCGATCGAGAATGCTCTTCTCCATGAAAATAAATTACGGGAAGAGAGAATCAAAAACAATTTAGAACGATATTTATCACCACAGGTCGCACAAGCTGTGATTAATCAAGCTGATCAGGTCTCTCTAACTACTAGCAAGCGTAGAATTGCGATGTTGTTTTCTGATATTCGTAATTTCACAACTAAGTGCGAAGAGTTAGAACCAGAAGATTTAGTTGCTTATCTTAATGAGTATTTCACCCAAATGGTGGATGTAATTTTTAATCATCAAGGAACGGTGAATAAATTTGTAGGTGACATGATTGTGGCGATGTTTGGCGCACCTTCAGCGATCGCAGATCGTGAATATTGGGCGATCGCGGCGGCAATTAATATGCAGAAACGTATGAGAGAAATACCAATTACTTGGATTCGTGAGAACTTCATTACAGGGATTGGTATTAGCTCTGGGGATGTAATTGTTGGTAACATTGGTTCGCCTCAACATATGGATTATACGGCGATCGGTGATGAGATGAATATTGCTTCACGCTTGCAGGGATTGGCGCAGGGAGGACAAATTCTAGTGACGCGAAGCGTGTATGAGGCAACCCAAGCTAACTTTCAATTTAGAGAGTTTGGAACTTTACCTGTAAAAGGTAAAAAGAATCTAGTGGAAATCTTTGAAGTGATCTACTGA
- a CDS encoding AAA family ATPase, which produces MKSPNFQEELSLLIRAKCPIIYVVTWEEERAEKAIAQVAQECSPVRQMLYYDLVRGFEHNQEGKNNLLQALQIVENSDRQTASIYVFRDLHRRLASPRLDEIFVRQLRNLYRSFRNSRKTLILLSPLLEMPSELEEQVAVLYFPLPETSEIRNIIEQMIPAEQLRLAGNSLEQLVKACMGMTRDRICHTLSKSIVQKHYLNESDIERVLIEKQKRIRQTEFLEFFTPNETLDSIGGLDNFKLWLMQRQLAFSDEARAYGLPNPRGVLLLGIQGTGKSLCAKAIANLWRLPLLRLDVGRLFGSLVGQSESRTRQTIQLAEALAPCILWIDEIDKAFGGISSSMGDSGTSQRVLGTLLTWMQEKSSPVFVVATANNIHALPPELLRKGRFDELFFINLPTNEERKEIFLLHLNRFRPNELRNFDVDKMAAISKEFSGAEIEQAIVEGMYRAFHEQRDVSTEDIIGAIKETYPLASTAREQISFMQAWATQGRARSASRGESNGQPNPKPSSNSHQAKDLSVLKQATKVAIEKSIDLSISKTVDIANGKHRPLPLPPLPQIKSSSDS; this is translated from the coding sequence ATGAAATCTCCTAATTTTCAAGAAGAACTGAGTTTACTCATCCGTGCCAAATGTCCGATTATTTATGTCGTGACATGGGAAGAAGAGCGTGCGGAAAAGGCGATCGCCCAAGTTGCCCAAGAATGTAGTCCAGTCCGTCAAATGCTTTACTACGATTTGGTACGGGGGTTTGAGCATAATCAGGAAGGCAAAAATAATCTATTGCAAGCCTTGCAAATTGTCGAAAATAGCGATCGCCAAACGGCAAGTATTTATGTATTTCGCGATCTCCATCGACGCTTAGCCTCACCTCGTCTTGATGAGATTTTTGTGCGGCAACTGCGAAATCTCTATCGGAGTTTTCGCAATTCACGCAAGACTTTGATCTTACTCAGTCCTCTGCTAGAAATGCCTTCTGAGCTGGAAGAGCAAGTTGCCGTACTCTATTTCCCATTACCCGAAACTTCAGAAATTCGGAATATTATCGAACAGATGATCCCCGCAGAGCAGTTGCGCTTGGCAGGTAATAGCCTCGAACAACTAGTGAAGGCATGTATGGGGATGACTCGCGATCGCATCTGTCACACCCTTTCTAAATCAATTGTCCAGAAACATTATCTCAATGAATCGGATATTGAACGTGTCTTGATCGAAAAGCAAAAACGGATTCGCCAAACTGAGTTCTTAGAATTTTTTACCCCCAATGAAACCCTAGATAGTATTGGCGGCTTAGATAATTTCAAGCTCTGGCTAATGCAACGTCAGTTAGCCTTTTCCGACGAAGCAAGAGCCTATGGCTTACCAAACCCAAGGGGCGTTCTATTATTGGGAATTCAAGGTACGGGCAAAAGTCTTTGCGCGAAGGCGATCGCCAATCTCTGGCGCTTACCTCTTTTACGATTGGATGTGGGACGCTTATTTGGCAGCTTAGTCGGACAGTCTGAAAGCCGTACCCGTCAGACAATTCAACTAGCCGAAGCCCTTGCCCCTTGCATTCTCTGGATTGATGAGATCGATAAAGCTTTTGGGGGAATTTCCAGTAGCATGGGGGATTCGGGAACTAGTCAGCGCGTACTAGGCACACTTTTAACATGGATGCAGGAAAAGTCTAGTCCTGTATTTGTTGTCGCCACTGCCAATAATATCCATGCCTTGCCACCAGAATTACTGCGAAAAGGAAGATTCGATGAATTGTTCTTTATCAATTTGCCTACGAACGAAGAACGCAAAGAAATTTTTCTACTCCATTTGAATCGATTTCGCCCGAATGAATTGCGAAACTTTGATGTTGATAAGATGGCAGCAATTTCCAAGGAATTTAGTGGAGCGGAAATAGAACAGGCGATCGTAGAAGGGATGTATCGAGCCTTCCATGAACAACGGGATGTGAGCACAGAAGATATTATCGGCGCAATTAAAGAAACCTATCCCTTGGCTAGTACTGCCAGAGAACAGATTAGTTTCATGCAAGCTTGGGCAACTCAAGGCAGAGCAAGAAGTGCTTCGCGAGGGGAATCAAATGGTCAACCAAATCCGAAACCAAGTAGTAATTCCCATCAGGCCAAGGATCTTAGTGTGCTGAAACAAGCAACTAAAGTAGCGATCGAGAAGTCAATTGATTTATCCATTAGCAAGACCGTTGACATTGCCAATGGTAAGCATCGCCCTCTACCATTGCCGCCCTTACCGCAAATCAAATCTAGCTCAGACTCATGA
- a CDS encoding CHAD domain-containing protein, which translates to MKETQFDRSLLISNYAYFIIQQNFQRFVDLEEAAFKDQDIEPLHQMRVGMRRLRTSIQVFDNAITLPKGVNNSSIGKIARVLGETRDLDVLKQDLITRYQPLLQKSEQAKFEQVINHLHQKRGQSFLKLKKTLKGDRYQNLKQSIQDWLTQPTYTTMGNLPVLEVLPDLLLPLICKLFLHSGWLVGTRMQTGKVSLIPIENSDELHQQLRKFSHFLHDLRKQIKGVRYQTEFFADFYADSYRERVAEFKQIQEILGTLQDHVVLRHFLEKTLKADVSRVLPSIDQAMQEESSIFWQSWQPLQAHYLSLEFRQSLRSLLTETMS; encoded by the coding sequence ATGAAAGAGACTCAGTTTGATCGATCGCTATTAATTAGTAATTATGCTTATTTCATTATTCAGCAAAACTTCCAACGCTTTGTTGATCTAGAAGAAGCTGCTTTTAAAGATCAAGATATAGAACCTTTGCATCAGATGCGAGTTGGAATGCGCCGCTTGAGAACTTCCATTCAAGTGTTTGATAATGCGATCACCCTACCCAAGGGAGTGAATAATTCATCGATTGGGAAAATTGCTAGGGTTTTAGGAGAGACAAGGGATCTAGATGTCCTAAAGCAGGATCTGATCACGCGCTATCAGCCTCTATTGCAGAAGTCAGAGCAAGCTAAGTTTGAGCAAGTAATTAATCATTTACATCAAAAACGAGGTCAGAGCTTTCTGAAATTAAAGAAAACCTTAAAAGGCGATCGCTACCAAAATCTCAAGCAATCTATTCAAGATTGGCTAACGCAACCCACCTATACAACAATGGGTAACTTGCCAGTCTTAGAAGTCTTGCCAGATTTACTATTGCCTTTAATTTGTAAGCTTTTTCTCCATTCAGGATGGCTGGTTGGCACAAGAATGCAGACAGGTAAAGTCTCTTTAATCCCGATTGAGAATTCTGACGAACTGCATCAACAATTGAGGAAGTTCAGTCATTTTTTGCATGACCTCCGCAAGCAAATCAAAGGAGTGCGGTATCAGACAGAGTTTTTTGCTGATTTCTATGCAGACTCCTATCGTGAACGAGTTGCAGAGTTTAAGCAGATCCAAGAGATTTTGGGGACACTCCAAGATCATGTAGTCCTCCGTCATTTTCTAGAGAAGACATTGAAAGCGGATGTAAGTAGGGTACTGCCCAGCATTGACCAAGCCATGCAGGAGGAGAGTAGTATTTTTTGGCAAAGTTGGCAGCCTTTGCAAGCGCATTATCTCTCTTTGGAATTTCGCCAATCCTTGCGATCGCTACTTACAGAAACAATGTCATAG
- a CDS encoding response regulator transcription factor produces MSKKLLIVDDEPHIRLLLEQTLEELEDYDVELLTATNGLEALETIQREKPNLVFLDVMMPKMNGYEVCQTVKGDPSLSDVYIIMLTAKGQEFDRDRGKDVGADIYMTKPFDPDEILEKSCEILGIEA; encoded by the coding sequence ATGTCTAAAAAGCTATTAATCGTTGATGATGAGCCTCATATCCGTTTGCTATTAGAGCAGACCTTAGAAGAGTTAGAGGACTATGATGTAGAGCTATTAACTGCAACTAATGGGTTAGAAGCACTAGAAACGATTCAGCGTGAAAAGCCGAATTTAGTCTTCTTGGATGTGATGATGCCTAAAATGAATGGCTATGAAGTTTGCCAAACAGTTAAAGGTGATCCTAGTTTAAGTGATGTCTATATCATCATGTTGACTGCCAAGGGACAAGAATTTGATCGCGATCGCGGTAAGGATGTCGGGGCAGATATTTATATGACTAAGCCCTTTGATCCTGATGAAATATTGGAAAAATCCTGTGAAATTCTAGGAATAGAAGCTTAA
- a CDS encoding after-VIT domain-containing protein: MRYSSSESNTFSRRYELPTCSLEVWTERSPLSDWQSQIVAQNMRFQLQLANSRKVIKGNQQQITNLIEAVTSYCDRWLAQDDFETLDHAIEVPKLSKLHLSTLQLFDLYESLELCANEFVILPNVVLEVRRLNLNWLKVIAGAIAIVGVSIGAIRLIYPPLGEQPTFQVASSPNASSPEQAAAPPAASSNNKLDKSANKTENDLKSDLKVATSPQTINPSTPNAAIAPTAPNISQPKDTASESKIRERTDRVAINPPTGNVDSYRQVPPTSSPSIADGVTTGRMSPQLRRSEQPNKDISSSSISAESAKPAPSAPSQKISIPSAVSRAANADIGSTTSIRVLQLQSELPSDITTNLVRYLQEQRTNLLETGTLILDLEISGDRISNISTDIKNSTLKDDRAIAELENILRQWRSPSSMTGKVNLILQIQP; the protein is encoded by the coding sequence ATGCGCTATTCGTCATCAGAATCAAATACCTTCAGCCGTCGCTATGAATTACCAACCTGCTCATTAGAGGTCTGGACAGAGCGATCGCCTTTATCTGACTGGCAATCACAAATTGTGGCGCAAAATATGCGATTTCAGTTGCAATTAGCTAATAGCCGCAAAGTAATCAAGGGCAATCAACAACAAATCACCAATTTGATCGAAGCGGTGACTAGTTATTGTGATCGCTGGCTGGCTCAGGATGATTTTGAAACCCTTGATCATGCTATTGAAGTTCCGAAATTATCCAAACTGCATCTCTCAACTTTGCAATTATTTGATCTTTACGAAAGTCTGGAACTCTGTGCCAATGAGTTTGTGATTTTGCCGAATGTAGTGCTAGAAGTACGCCGCCTCAATCTCAACTGGCTCAAGGTTATTGCAGGGGCGATCGCGATCGTTGGGGTCAGTATTGGTGCAATCCGTTTAATTTATCCTCCCCTTGGCGAACAACCCACCTTTCAAGTTGCTTCATCTCCTAACGCCTCATCTCCTGAACAGGCTGCTGCACCTCCTGCTGCTAGCTCAAATAACAAATTAGACAAATCAGCCAACAAAACAGAAAATGATTTGAAAAGTGATTTGAAAGTTGCAACTTCACCACAAACGATCAATCCATCCACTCCTAATGCAGCGATCGCTCCTACTGCTCCAAATATCTCTCAACCCAAAGATACAGCTTCTGAATCAAAAATTCGTGAGAGAACTGATAGGGTCGCGATCAATCCCCCCACTGGTAATGTGGATAGTTATCGTCAAGTCCCTCCCACAAGTTCTCCTTCTATTGCTGATGGTGTAACCACAGGTAGAATGTCCCCACAATTAAGACGTTCAGAACAACCTAACAAAGATATTTCTTCATCCTCAATTAGTGCAGAATCTGCTAAGCCTGCACCTTCTGCCCCTTCTCAAAAGATATCGATTCCATCTGCTGTTTCCCGTGCTGCCAATGCGGATATTGGCTCAACCACTAGTATCAGAGTTTTACAGCTTCAATCAGAACTCCCCAGTGACATAACTACAAATCTAGTGCGCTATTTGCAAGAGCAACGAACTAATCTATTAGAGACAGGAACACTCATTCTCGATCTTGAGATCTCAGGTGATCGCATCAGTAATATATCAACGGATATTAAAAACTCGACATTAAAAGATGATCGGGCGATCGCCGAACTAGAAAATATCCTTCGCCAATGGCGATCGCCTAGTTCTATGACAGGAAAGGTCAACTTAATTCTGCAAATACAGCCTTAA
- a CDS encoding GAF and HD-GYP domain-containing protein, with product MDIGDTKSESFALIEKLNEIGIALSAEKNTPKLLEMILRGAKTILNADAGTLYLATEDKRFLQFEIMMNDSLGTILVSKPDEPIPFPPLPLYDDKGKANETMVAARAAVYKQTINIPDAYTSKTFDFSGTRAFDTRTGYRSQSFLTLPMLNHENELIGVLQLINAKDAHTNQIIEFSQISQRIAESLASQAAIALTNNKLIGQFRELFESFINLMSEAIDKKSPYNGAHCRRVPTLTMMIADAACKAEYGIFKDFKLDEDQRYELKIAGLLHDCGKVTTPVHVIDKATKLETIFDRIHLVNTRFEVLKRDAEISFLNQKIAAIESGNLSVIPDLEDALQQKLAQYSSDQNFLRICNIGGEFMSAEHKERLQQIAKYRWIDPQGVENNFLTDNEVYNLNISRGTLTAEERKIINDHIVVTIEMLEQLPYPRNLRRVPEYAGGHHERMDGKGYPKGLTREQMSLPARMMGIADIFEALSAKDRPYKKGKTLTECLHILGKMKIDNHIDPDLFDLFVSEKVYLRYANEYLDPDQIDEVDENNIPGYTPPFAYFFSTS from the coding sequence ATGGACATTGGCGACACCAAATCAGAATCATTTGCATTAATTGAAAAATTAAACGAAATTGGTATTGCTCTGTCGGCGGAAAAAAATACGCCCAAGCTATTAGAGATGATTTTGAGGGGAGCAAAAACAATTTTAAATGCCGATGCGGGGACGCTTTATCTTGCTACTGAGGATAAACGGTTTCTTCAATTTGAAATCATGATGAATGACTCATTGGGGACAATTTTAGTTTCTAAGCCAGATGAGCCGATCCCCTTCCCTCCCTTACCGCTTTATGATGACAAGGGAAAAGCGAATGAAACAATGGTGGCAGCCCGTGCGGCTGTATATAAACAAACCATTAATATTCCTGATGCCTACACATCAAAGACCTTTGACTTTTCGGGGACTAGAGCTTTTGATACGAGAACAGGCTATCGATCACAGTCGTTTTTGACGCTACCAATGCTCAATCATGAAAATGAACTGATTGGAGTATTGCAGTTAATTAATGCCAAAGATGCCCATACCAATCAAATCATTGAGTTCTCACAAATCTCCCAGCGCATTGCCGAATCCTTGGCATCGCAAGCGGCGATCGCTTTGACCAATAACAAACTGATCGGACAGTTTCGTGAGCTATTTGAGTCATTTATTAATCTCATGTCTGAGGCGATCGACAAAAAATCACCCTACAATGGCGCTCACTGTCGCCGAGTGCCGACCTTAACGATGATGATTGCCGATGCGGCTTGCAAGGCGGAGTATGGCATTTTCAAAGATTTTAAATTGGATGAAGATCAGCGCTATGAACTCAAGATTGCAGGACTGCTCCACGATTGCGGGAAGGTAACTACGCCTGTTCATGTAATCGACAAAGCAACAAAACTAGAAACCATTTTCGATCGCATTCATTTGGTAAATACGCGCTTTGAAGTACTGAAACGGGATGCGGAGATTAGTTTTCTCAATCAAAAAATTGCGGCGATCGAATCTGGCAATCTCAGCGTTATCCCAGATCTTGAAGATGCCTTACAACAAAAACTTGCCCAATATTCCAGTGATCAGAATTTCCTGCGTATCTGTAATATCGGTGGTGAGTTCATGAGTGCTGAGCATAAGGAACGTCTCCAGCAGATCGCTAAATATCGCTGGATCGATCCTCAAGGCGTGGAAAACAATTTCCTAACTGATAATGAAGTCTACAACCTGAATATTTCTAGAGGTACGCTGACGGCGGAAGAGCGCAAAATTATTAATGATCACATCGTCGTGACCATCGAAATGCTTGAGCAATTGCCCTATCCACGCAATCTCCGTCGTGTACCAGAATATGCGGGAGGACATCACGAACGCATGGATGGTAAAGGCTATCCCAAGGGCTTAACTCGCGAACAAATGTCTCTACCTGCCAGAATGATGGGAATTGCCGATATTTTTGAAGCCCTGAGTGCCAAAGATCGTCCCTACAAGAAAGGTAAAACTTTGACAGAATGCCTGCATATCCTCGGTAAGATGAAGATAGATAACCATATTGATCCTGATCTATTTGATCTATTTGTTAGCGAAAAAGTTTATTTACGCTATGCCAATGAATATCTCGATCCCGATCAGATTGATGAAGTCGATGAAAATAATATCCCCGGATATACCCCACCTTTTGCTTATTTTTTCAGCACTAGCTAA
- a CDS encoding FHA domain-containing protein, whose protein sequence is MITCPNCAHSNPEGAVNCEACFTPLPIVKSIQCPSCHATVLSDAKFCGHCGFNLSAATVGSPYQEAHEESGVISPSPDLSTEVFPILPISSAMSNSVPNEPTEGNATANSAVNLSAEVQTIPNVNEEELFVGEQPTAPVSNPINVTASASISAKTQLQQFSASLLHVQTNLSIEIPAHLPVVHIGKPNTVIPPDIDVSGFPDSDIVSRIHADIRAEGGAFYFEDTGSSNGTYINNLPLPAGNRHKLRAGDRISLGKGDKVSFIFQLNS, encoded by the coding sequence ATGATTACCTGTCCTAATTGCGCTCATTCTAATCCTGAAGGAGCTGTCAACTGTGAAGCTTGCTTTACACCATTACCAATTGTTAAAAGTATTCAATGTCCTAGTTGCCATGCAACGGTGTTATCCGATGCCAAATTTTGTGGTCATTGTGGTTTTAATCTGAGTGCGGCAACTGTTGGCAGTCCATACCAAGAAGCTCATGAAGAAAGTGGTGTAATTAGTCCATCGCCCGATCTGTCTACTGAAGTTTTCCCCATACTACCCATTTCAAGCGCTATGTCTAATTCTGTACCTAATGAGCCGACTGAAGGAAATGCTACGGCAAACTCGGCTGTGAACTTAAGCGCAGAGGTGCAAACTATTCCTAATGTGAATGAGGAAGAACTGTTTGTTGGTGAACAACCTACTGCACCTGTGAGTAATCCAATCAATGTTACTGCATCTGCATCGATTAGTGCCAAAACCCAGTTGCAACAATTTTCGGCATCTTTGCTTCATGTCCAAACCAATCTCAGTATCGAAATTCCCGCTCATCTCCCCGTTGTCCATATCGGCAAGCCTAATACAGTAATTCCGCCTGATATTGATGTATCTGGATTTCCTGATTCAGATATTGTTTCGCGCATCCATGCTGATATTCGTGCTGAAGGTGGCGCTTTTTATTTTGAAGATACAGGTAGCTCGAATGGCACTTATATCAACAATTTACCTCTACCTGCGGGCAACCGTCATAAGCTCAGAGCAGGCGATCGCATTTCTCTAGGGAAAGGAGATAAGGTGAGTTTTATCTTTCAACTAAATTCTTGA
- a CDS encoding DUF3038 domain-containing protein, translating into MTPNSATSFDNNPDLPQLQAIKAHLDLVLLALESLTGLGSDEMLAVAEKLGLEEILSDRITLWRLRQASPLRKGKGRKKLDVDEARAMTLISCTLAAQQQFAIRNAVAQLEKCTALKRLPYREPILGDYLDRFNTLYQERMAEEEQAKPDAIQKLALKLLIDLLFYSSQIGSRRLWVALFERSQ; encoded by the coding sequence ATGACTCCCAACTCTGCTACTTCCTTTGACAATAATCCTGATTTGCCGCAGTTGCAGGCAATCAAGGCGCATTTGGATTTAGTATTGTTGGCCTTAGAGTCATTAACGGGGCTTGGTTCCGATGAAATGCTAGCGGTTGCCGAGAAATTAGGTTTAGAGGAAATTTTGAGCGATCGCATTACGCTCTGGCGGTTGCGACAGGCGAGTCCATTGCGAAAAGGTAAGGGACGCAAAAAACTCGATGTTGATGAAGCGAGAGCCATGACTCTAATTAGTTGCACCCTCGCTGCCCAGCAACAATTCGCCATCCGCAATGCGGTTGCTCAGTTAGAGAAATGTACTGCTCTTAAACGGCTCCCCTATCGTGAACCCATCCTCGGCGACTATCTCGATCGCTTTAATACACTCTACCAAGAACGCATGGCAGAGGAGGAGCAAGCAAAACCTGACGCAATCCAAAAATTAGCGTTAAAATTATTAATAGATCTGCTTTTTTACAGTTCCCAAATTGGCTCTCGTCGCCTTTGGGTTGCCTTATTTGAACGAAGTCAATGA
- a CDS encoding vWA domain-containing protein: MSVNLTCKLSDRHLDSNQGNSQRQLAIAVSAISGVDINNAPLNLCLVLDHSGSMGGQPLDTVKRAARDLVDQMYPQDRISVVGFDHKAKVVVENQPVERIESIKEKIQSLKASGGTCIDDGIKLGLQETSKGKDGTISQIFVLTDGENEHGDNERCFQFSRLATEYNMTLHSLGFGDSWNQDVLERIADAGGGAMAYIPSPEAAGAEFQKLLKRVQAIGLTNAHLILQLAPHVRLAELKPIAQVAPDTIELPYQTEGDAIIVRLGDLMTDVERVVLFNLYISPASYIASFPDQSEIPLLTAQVRYDIPSLAQINSLSPSVAIAAELVKDFTPQVDPQVQNHVLALAKYRQTQLAEQKLQEGDRAGAATMLQSAAKTALQMGDHNASTILQNNATRLQEGTFLSESERKKTRIASKTVLQPPTDP, translated from the coding sequence ATGAGCGTAAATCTGACCTGTAAGTTAAGTGATCGCCATCTCGATAGCAATCAAGGCAACAGTCAGCGCCAATTAGCGATCGCGGTGTCAGCTATTAGCGGCGTTGATATCAATAATGCACCGCTAAATTTATGCCTTGTTTTAGATCATAGTGGCTCCATGGGGGGGCAGCCATTGGACACGGTAAAACGAGCAGCTCGCGACCTAGTTGATCAGATGTATCCCCAAGATCGGATTAGTGTCGTAGGTTTTGACCACAAAGCTAAGGTGGTTGTCGAGAATCAACCCGTCGAGCGCATCGAATCGATTAAAGAGAAAATTCAATCCCTCAAAGCATCAGGGGGAACCTGTATTGACGATGGTATTAAACTGGGCTTGCAGGAAACTAGCAAGGGAAAAGATGGCACTATTAGCCAGATTTTTGTGCTAACTGATGGAGAAAATGAGCATGGTGATAATGAACGTTGTTTTCAGTTTTCGCGCTTAGCTACTGAATACAACATGACCTTACATAGCCTTGGCTTTGGAGATAGTTGGAACCAAGATGTACTAGAACGTATTGCTGATGCTGGTGGTGGTGCTATGGCATATATTCCATCACCTGAGGCGGCGGGGGCAGAATTTCAAAAGTTATTGAAGCGTGTCCAAGCGATCGGGCTAACCAATGCCCACTTAATCTTGCAGCTTGCCCCCCATGTTAGGCTTGCAGAATTAAAACCGATCGCTCAAGTTGCCCCTGATACAATCGAATTACCCTATCAAACTGAAGGAGATGCCATTATTGTCAGACTTGGTGATCTGATGACCGATGTGGAGCGAGTAGTACTGTTTAATCTCTACATCAGTCCTGCGAGTTATATTGCCAGTTTTCCTGATCAATCCGAAATTCCGCTCTTGACTGCTCAAGTCCGTTATGACATTCCCTCACTTGCTCAAATTAATTCACTATCACCATCAGTGGCGATCGCCGCCGAGCTAGTCAAAGACTTTACGCCACAGGTTGATCCCCAAGTCCAAAATCATGTATTAGCTTTAGCAAAATATCGGCAAACCCAACTTGCAGAGCAAAAACTGCAAGAAGGCGATCGGGCTGGCGCAGCAACAATGTTACAGTCTGCGGCAAAAACGGCTTTGCAAATGGGTGATCATAATGCTTCGACGATCTTGCAAAATAACGCTACCCGCCTACAAGAAGGCACATTTCTCAGTGAATCGGAGCGCAAGAAAACCCGCATCGCTTCTAAAACTGTCCTGCAACCACCGACGGATCCTTAA